A genomic window from Pirellulaceae bacterium includes:
- a CDS encoding fumarylacetoacetate hydrolase family protein, which produces MKIIRFRSSSGETQYGQLHPDGRVSRLAGELLGGLTDTGQTLQVEKLLAPLQPPDIICIGLNYRRHAAEGHKPVPDFPVVFMKNSGTLQHPGEPIILPRRLMSDAVDFECELAVVLAKECYNVSRADALSYVLGYTCANDVSARDWQMKYGGSQWCRGKTFATFCPLGPCLVTADEIPNPNALGLRTILNGQVMQDWNTNDMIFDVPTLIEFLSGSTRLAAGTVILTGTPHGVGAARQPPVYLQPGDRVTIEIDGIGSLTNPVVAESLTGSD; this is translated from the coding sequence ATGAAAATCATTCGCTTTCGTTCGTCCTCAGGTGAGACCCAGTATGGTCAGTTGCACCCAGATGGCCGGGTGAGCCGTTTGGCTGGTGAATTACTAGGTGGGCTAACCGACACAGGTCAGACGCTGCAGGTCGAGAAACTGCTGGCGCCGCTTCAGCCGCCAGACATTATCTGCATTGGTCTGAATTATCGCCGCCATGCAGCAGAGGGCCACAAGCCGGTGCCGGATTTTCCAGTCGTGTTCATGAAGAATAGTGGCACCCTGCAACATCCCGGCGAACCGATTATCCTGCCGCGCAGATTGATGAGCGATGCCGTTGACTTTGAGTGCGAGTTGGCCGTCGTACTGGCCAAAGAGTGCTACAACGTATCGCGAGCCGATGCGCTGAGCTACGTGCTGGGCTATACCTGCGCAAACGATGTTAGCGCACGCGATTGGCAGATGAAGTATGGTGGGTCGCAGTGGTGTCGCGGCAAAACGTTCGCCACCTTCTGCCCATTGGGTCCATGCCTGGTGACCGCCGACGAGATTCCCAATCCCAATGCGCTGGGGCTACGTACCATCTTAAATGGCCAGGTCATGCAGGATTGGAACACCAACGACATGATCTTCGATGTGCCCACGCTGATTGAGTTTTTGAGCGGCAGTACTCGACTGGCGGCAGGCACGGTGATCCTGACTGGGACGCCGCACGGGGTCGGAGCAGCTCGCCAACCACCGGTGTACTTGCAGCCGGGAGATAGGGTGACGATCGAAATCGACGGCATTGGGTCATTGACCAATCCCGTCGTGGCTGAATCCCTTACAGGTAGCGATTGA
- the xylA gene encoding xylose isomerase — protein MAQFPEIKRIEYEGPQSRNPLAFRWYNPDEIIEGKSMKDHLRFSVVYWHTMRGVGSDPFGPGTAVRPWDDGSESVDNALRRVEVAFEIFSKLQAPYYAFHDRDVAPEGGNLAQSHKNFDRIADSLAEHQHATGVKLLWGTANLFSHPRFMHGAATSCNVDVFAYAAAQVKKCLEVTKRLGGENYVFWGGREGYQNLYNTDMRRELDHLARFFHMAVDYAKQIGFSGTFLIEPKPKEPTKHQYDSDAAACLNFLRAYDLLDHFKLNIETNHATLAGHTMMHELDYAGHQGALGSIDANTGDLLLGWDTDQFPTDFYLTTQCMLAILKHGGLGSGGVNFDAKVRRESFEPLDLFYAHVGGMDAFARGLRIAAAIRADGELSEFVRQRYSSWDGPLGQRIEKGQESLATLERYMLDKGQPDPNSSGRQEMLENLINRYL, from the coding sequence ATGGCACAGTTTCCTGAGATCAAGCGCATCGAGTACGAAGGCCCACAAAGTCGCAATCCATTGGCATTTCGCTGGTACAACCCGGACGAAATTATCGAAGGCAAGTCGATGAAGGATCATCTGCGATTCAGCGTGGTCTATTGGCACACCATGCGCGGAGTCGGCTCGGATCCATTTGGCCCCGGCACCGCCGTCCGTCCCTGGGACGACGGTAGTGAAAGTGTGGATAACGCCTTGCGCCGGGTAGAAGTTGCCTTCGAGATTTTCTCGAAATTGCAAGCGCCCTACTATGCGTTCCACGATCGCGATGTAGCGCCCGAAGGCGGCAATTTGGCTCAGTCGCACAAGAACTTTGACCGCATCGCCGATTCTCTGGCTGAACATCAGCATGCTACGGGCGTAAAGCTTTTGTGGGGTACCGCCAACCTCTTCAGCCACCCCCGCTTCATGCACGGAGCAGCCACCAGTTGTAACGTAGATGTGTTCGCCTACGCAGCAGCTCAAGTCAAGAAGTGCCTGGAAGTGACCAAACGGCTGGGGGGTGAGAATTACGTTTTCTGGGGCGGCCGCGAAGGCTACCAGAATCTGTATAACACCGACATGCGCCGCGAATTGGATCATTTGGCTCGATTCTTTCACATGGCGGTGGATTACGCCAAGCAGATCGGCTTCAGCGGTACGTTCCTGATCGAACCCAAGCCCAAGGAGCCGACCAAGCACCAATACGATTCAGACGCTGCGGCCTGCTTGAACTTTCTGCGGGCTTATGACCTACTAGACCATTTCAAGCTGAACATCGAGACCAATCACGCCACCCTGGCAGGTCACACGATGATGCACGAACTGGATTACGCCGGGCATCAGGGCGCTCTGGGCTCGATCGATGCCAACACCGGCGATCTGCTGCTGGGCTGGGATACTGACCAGTTTCCGACAGATTTTTATCTCACCACGCAGTGCATGTTGGCGATTCTCAAGCACGGTGGCCTGGGCTCGGGCGGCGTGAATTTTGATGCCAAGGTGCGTCGTGAGAGTTTTGAACCGCTCGACCTGTTTTACGCGCATGTCGGTGGCATGGATGCGTTTGCGCGCGGCCTGCGGATCGCGGCGGCCATCCGCGCTGATGGCGAACTAAGTGAATTCGTGCGTCAGCGCTACAGTAGTTGGGACGGACCGCTAGGACAACGCATCGAAAAGGGACAGGAGAGTCTAGCTACGCTGGAACGCTACATGTTAGACAAGGGCCAGCCCGATCCCAATTCCAGTGGCCGCCAGGAGATGCTGGAGAATCTGATCAATCGCTACCTGTAA
- a CDS encoding SOS response-associated peptidase has protein sequence MCGRLTLKTAPELWAQILLPFGCEPDLPGPYRPRYNIAPSQWLWTIATVGDRPAIIQMRWGLLPSWATELEIGNRMINARRETLLEKRSFQEPLKHRRCLILADGYYEWRMIAARSKQPYWISAANGSLLLLAGLWERNVRATGRELISCTIITTAANSAMSSVHDRMPVPLVGQAAQRWLQTDCEAQEAYGLLGPVDESFFRMQPVSSWVNNARNEGPDCLAAPEGVDS, from the coding sequence ATGTGCGGACGATTGACACTCAAGACCGCGCCCGAATTGTGGGCGCAGATACTGTTGCCGTTTGGCTGTGAACCGGACCTACCTGGACCGTATCGGCCACGCTACAACATCGCGCCGAGTCAGTGGTTGTGGACCATCGCAACTGTTGGAGATCGACCAGCCATCATTCAAATGCGCTGGGGCTTATTGCCGAGCTGGGCGACGGAACTAGAAATTGGCAACCGGATGATCAATGCACGGCGCGAGACTCTGCTGGAGAAACGCTCGTTTCAAGAGCCGTTGAAGCATCGACGCTGTCTGATTCTGGCCGATGGTTATTATGAGTGGCGGATGATAGCGGCACGCTCCAAGCAGCCCTACTGGATTTCTGCCGCCAATGGCTCGCTGCTGCTATTGGCTGGTCTGTGGGAGCGGAATGTGCGAGCCACCGGGCGAGAGCTGATAAGTTGTACGATTATTACTACAGCTGCCAATTCAGCCATGTCTTCGGTACACGACCGAATGCCCGTACCGTTGGTTGGGCAAGCTGCCCAGCGTTGGCTGCAAACCGACTGTGAGGCTCAAGAGGCCTATGGGCTTCTGGGGCCGGTTGATGAGAGCTTTTTTCGAATGCAGCCGGTCTCCAGTTGGGTAAACAACGCGCGAAACGAAGGGCCGGACTGCTTGGCTGCGCCCGAAGGGGTTGATTCCTAG
- a CDS encoding DUF1592 domain-containing protein encodes MNMLQPPVKLLGFLVLIMCWQSTAVFSLAQADDALLQRELVDQVQPLLKQLCYECHSGDSAEAEIDLAQFPSLASVRTQVKTWQKVLEVLKTGDMPPPESPAPSDVQREQMRRWIERMLSHEALSQAGDPGPVGLRRLDNAQYSYVIQDITGLPDLDPTAEFPMDGAAGEGFTNVASGQGMSPALVQKYLDAAKQIAHHLVLLPRGVRFSRYTTRRDQTDELLAGIQQFYRQFTADGGGTAVDLQGIKFETNQDGLLPLDRYLGAAIEAREALRSGQIQPVDVASQHKLNLRYFTTLWQVLENEPTTQDDQASDRLLAEFRRQWLTCEPEQLPALVERFAAAQRWLWKYNPVGQVGRQGGPARWMEPITPLASQQVVRLPLRQFLPAADSQNSLVPVWLVAHDLADGNSGDWIVLEQPRLEFATAEGRSPVPSLPLQQVQQVTQQVKRLLASELPRTAKYLSALQFSRDRRASLREVAQSERLNLELLQNWSRLTGVASDQNREITGHFTQKQTRLHGYEGFNGWGSEQTPSLLSNSTAQSISIATLTIPARSVTVHPSPTHEAFVAWRSPVSGPITVSGLLADADSNCGNGIAWRVEHRSASQFSVLSAGNLENGKRHELHLEQPLKVAVGDVLVLSVGPHAGDHICDTTEIQWKMHLSDSADESWDLSSEIVDIISNGNPLPDHRGNADVWHFGSTPINQHVGTQVPADSLLGRWVAAATSGQESLTLATEVGQQLSTGRADQLAGSDQQITHSLLDWRGPLNWIAVARAQIGPSDATDLPLRAPQALEYSIPAEFCEVAELVTTVKLDQRSHPQASVQFQVHSSPPQQPTMSTDAPLLVHPGSTAERSWSESCRRFRELFPPALCYSRIVPVDEVVTLTLFYREDQLLEHLMLDQSQVAELNGLWDELYFVSQEPLQLVVALEQLIQFATQDRQDLVGPFQGMQASVGQRAESFRQQQLNAEPSHLSAVIDLAEKFWRRPLSKSEHQQLTQLYMSLRDSEISHEEALRLVLVRVLTSPDFLYKLEHVPEGATPVAVTARELANRLSFFLWSSIADQPLLTAVADGSIVRDEELARQTQRMLQAPATKRLAIHFACQWLHVRDFATSNDKNERLFPQFAQLRQSMADETVLFFEDLFRNDRSILDILGAEHTYVDPALAEHYGLQWPAHSASASGGTRQPIGNDQWRRIDTIRGAGRGGVLGMAAILASQSGASRSSPILRGNWVYETVLGERLPKPPPGVPVLPEEAPEGLTERQLIEQHSSVQACARCHVKIDPYGFALEQFDAIGHQRPISVDTATRLADGQAIQGLPGLRDYLLNQRRHDFLRNFCRKLLGYALGREVQLSDQPLVDEMVAQLPKDDYRFSSAVTRIVTSPQFRNIRGADFGTTDH; translated from the coding sequence ATGAATATGTTACAGCCACCAGTAAAGTTACTGGGCTTCTTGGTGCTGATTATGTGCTGGCAGAGCACCGCTGTCTTCAGCTTGGCCCAGGCCGATGATGCTCTACTCCAGCGCGAACTGGTCGATCAGGTTCAGCCGCTCTTGAAGCAGCTGTGTTATGAGTGCCATTCTGGTGATTCCGCTGAAGCCGAGATCGACCTCGCACAATTTCCATCGCTGGCCAGCGTACGAACACAGGTCAAAACTTGGCAGAAGGTATTGGAGGTGCTCAAGACCGGCGACATGCCTCCGCCCGAATCGCCCGCGCCTAGTGACGTACAGCGCGAACAGATGCGACGCTGGATCGAGCGGATGCTTTCACACGAGGCGCTGTCGCAGGCTGGCGATCCAGGTCCGGTCGGTTTACGACGGTTGGACAACGCACAGTACAGCTATGTGATTCAGGACATCACCGGTCTCCCCGACCTGGATCCGACCGCCGAGTTCCCCATGGATGGTGCCGCTGGCGAAGGGTTTACAAACGTAGCTAGCGGACAAGGCATGTCGCCAGCGCTCGTGCAAAAATACCTGGACGCAGCCAAACAGATTGCGCATCACTTGGTGCTGCTACCCCGTGGAGTCCGATTCTCGCGGTACACCACCCGACGCGATCAGACCGACGAACTGCTGGCTGGCATTCAGCAGTTTTATCGCCAATTCACGGCCGATGGTGGCGGGACGGCGGTTGATCTTCAGGGGATTAAATTCGAGACGAATCAAGATGGCCTCTTGCCGCTGGATCGCTACCTGGGTGCAGCGATTGAAGCTCGTGAAGCACTTCGCAGTGGTCAGATCCAGCCAGTCGATGTGGCAAGCCAGCACAAGCTCAACTTGCGCTATTTCACCACACTCTGGCAAGTTTTGGAAAATGAGCCAACCACTCAGGACGACCAGGCCAGCGATCGACTTTTGGCTGAGTTCCGCCGGCAGTGGTTGACCTGCGAACCTGAGCAGTTGCCAGCCCTAGTCGAAAGATTTGCGGCGGCTCAGCGATGGTTGTGGAAATACAATCCGGTTGGTCAAGTTGGTCGGCAGGGCGGGCCGGCGCGATGGATGGAACCGATAACGCCGCTGGCCAGTCAGCAGGTCGTGCGCTTGCCTCTACGTCAATTTCTGCCTGCTGCAGATTCGCAGAACAGCCTGGTTCCAGTGTGGCTAGTCGCACATGATCTAGCTGATGGCAACAGCGGCGATTGGATCGTTCTGGAGCAACCCAGACTTGAGTTCGCGACTGCCGAAGGTCGCTCTCCGGTACCTTCACTGCCACTCCAACAAGTCCAACAGGTAACACAACAAGTAAAACGATTGCTAGCTAGTGAACTGCCGCGAACTGCCAAATATCTGAGCGCGTTGCAGTTCTCCCGAGACCGGCGCGCCAGCCTCCGTGAAGTGGCACAGTCCGAGCGATTGAACCTAGAACTCTTGCAAAACTGGAGTCGCCTAACGGGCGTCGCCAGCGATCAAAACCGCGAAATCACGGGTCACTTCACCCAGAAACAGACGCGCTTGCATGGCTACGAAGGATTCAACGGCTGGGGCAGCGAACAGACACCCAGCCTTCTGTCGAACTCAACTGCACAGTCAATCTCCATTGCTACGCTCACCATACCGGCTCGCAGCGTCACCGTACATCCGTCGCCAACGCATGAGGCTTTCGTCGCGTGGCGTAGTCCAGTCTCCGGACCAATCACTGTCAGCGGACTGCTCGCCGACGCCGACAGCAACTGTGGCAACGGCATTGCCTGGCGCGTGGAACATCGCTCGGCATCCCAGTTCTCCGTGTTGTCCGCAGGCAACCTGGAAAATGGCAAGAGGCACGAACTGCACTTGGAACAACCGCTGAAAGTCGCCGTCGGCGATGTACTGGTGCTATCTGTCGGGCCGCACGCCGGCGATCATATTTGCGATACGACCGAAATCCAGTGGAAGATGCACTTGTCGGATAGCGCGGATGAAAGTTGGGATTTATCATCAGAAATCGTCGATATAATTAGCAACGGCAATCCGCTGCCAGACCACCGAGGCAACGCGGACGTGTGGCATTTTGGCTCGACGCCCATCAACCAACATGTAGGTACCCAAGTTCCCGCCGACTCATTGTTGGGACGATGGGTGGCTGCCGCTACCTCCGGCCAGGAGTCGCTGACGCTGGCGACAGAAGTCGGTCAACAGTTATCGACTGGTCGCGCTGACCAATTAGCGGGCAGCGATCAGCAAATTACGCACAGCCTACTCGATTGGCGCGGCCCACTGAATTGGATCGCCGTTGCCCGCGCGCAAATAGGTCCTTCAGATGCGACAGACCTGCCGCTACGGGCCCCTCAGGCACTTGAGTACTCCATACCCGCCGAATTTTGTGAAGTCGCAGAGCTGGTTACCACGGTTAAACTGGACCAGCGGTCGCATCCACAAGCCAGTGTCCAATTTCAGGTACATTCAAGCCCGCCGCAGCAGCCAACGATGTCAACCGATGCACCACTGTTGGTTCATCCCGGCAGCACAGCCGAGCGGAGTTGGTCAGAATCATGCCGCCGATTTCGCGAGCTTTTTCCGCCGGCCTTGTGTTATTCGCGGATCGTCCCCGTCGACGAAGTGGTCACGCTGACTCTGTTTTATCGCGAAGATCAACTGCTGGAGCACTTGATGCTGGACCAGTCGCAAGTGGCAGAACTGAACGGTCTGTGGGACGAGCTGTATTTTGTTAGCCAAGAGCCGCTGCAACTGGTAGTTGCACTGGAACAGTTGATACAATTCGCGACGCAAGATCGTCAGGATTTAGTAGGTCCATTTCAGGGCATGCAAGCGTCTGTTGGGCAGCGAGCCGAGTCGTTTCGACAGCAACAGCTGAACGCCGAGCCCAGCCACCTGTCAGCAGTGATTGATCTGGCTGAAAAATTCTGGCGACGTCCCCTAAGCAAGTCCGAACACCAGCAGCTGACGCAGCTGTACATGTCGCTACGGGACAGCGAAATATCCCACGAAGAGGCGCTGCGGTTGGTATTGGTACGCGTGCTCACGTCACCCGATTTTTTATACAAATTAGAACATGTCCCGGAGGGCGCTACGCCGGTGGCGGTAACTGCCCGCGAACTGGCCAATCGCTTGAGTTTCTTTCTGTGGTCTTCCATTGCCGACCAGCCGTTGCTGACGGCGGTTGCCGATGGAAGCATTGTTCGGGACGAAGAACTGGCTCGGCAGACGCAACGAATGCTGCAAGCCCCTGCTACTAAGCGTTTGGCAATTCATTTCGCCTGTCAGTGGCTGCATGTCCGCGATTTTGCCACTTCCAATGACAAGAATGAGCGACTGTTTCCGCAATTTGCTCAATTGCGGCAGTCGATGGCCGATGAAACCGTTTTGTTTTTCGAGGATTTATTTCGCAACGACCGTTCGATTCTGGACATTCTTGGTGCCGAACATACCTATGTCGATCCAGCCTTGGCTGAACATTACGGCTTGCAATGGCCAGCTCACTCCGCTTCGGCCAGCGGTGGGACGCGACAGCCGATCGGCAACGACCAATGGCGGCGAATCGACACCATCCGCGGGGCAGGGCGGGGCGGAGTGCTGGGTATGGCCGCCATCTTGGCCAGCCAATCGGGAGCTTCGCGGTCCAGTCCGATACTGCGCGGAAATTGGGTCTACGAAACGGTACTTGGCGAGCGGCTGCCCAAACCACCCCCAGGCGTGCCGGTGTTGCCCGAAGAGGCCCCTGAAGGACTAACCGAGCGGCAACTGATCGAACAGCACAGCTCCGTCCAGGCTTGTGCGCGTTGCCACGTCAAGATCGACCCATATGGGTTCGCGCTAGAGCAGTTTGACGCCATCGGCCACCAACGGCCCATTTCTGTGGACACGGCCACTCGACTGGCTGACGGACAAGCCATCCAGGGACTGCCTGGATTGCGAGATTATCTGCTCAATCAGCGCCGCCATGACTTCCTGAGGAATTTTTGTCGTAAACTGTTGGGGTACGCACTGGGTCGCGAAGTTCAATTGTCCGACCAACCGCTGGTGGACGAAATGGTCGCTCAGTTACCCAAAGATGATTATCGTTTTAGCTCGGCGGTCACTAGAATTGTTACCAGTCCGCAGTTCCGCAACATTCGTGGAGCCGACTTTGGAACAACCGATCATTAG
- a CDS encoding DUF1552 domain-containing protein yields the protein MTRPRITRRTLLRGAGVTMALPWLESLPAMAADSTAASGQATDQPPLRMAILFSGCGFHSHQWWAKGQGADMELGQVLSPLQDFREKLVFIRGLYNAEALKGNIHSSQTGNLLSGAPLSAGGTIRSGTSVDQLIAQHLGQQTKLPSLVLGCEKSNPAVHKNYSMLYSSHISWSSPTTPAPLEVYPALAFDHMFKDGAQRGDQSVLDAILSDAHDLSRSVSRTDQLTLDEFFNSVREVEQRIEKAGQRGELQGWRPTLTQPDMPRPADGYPQDIVEHMRLMSDLLVLAFQTDTTRVCTLKLNNDHGTLRFPHLGVDYMIHHLLSHTDSDDWLKVNQFFLEQLAYIAGRMQSISEGEGNLLDHSLLLMCSSMLNGHHDATQLPMVMLGSGCGTVRTGQTLDYKEHPERQMCRLYLSLLHRFGIRANEFGDAQQPLSELDSDTWQPV from the coding sequence ATGACTCGACCTCGAATCACTCGGAGAACTCTGCTGCGCGGCGCGGGAGTCACTATGGCGCTTCCCTGGCTGGAATCGTTGCCCGCAATGGCCGCTGATAGCACGGCTGCCAGCGGACAGGCAACCGATCAACCGCCACTGCGTATGGCTATTTTGTTTAGCGGTTGCGGCTTTCATTCGCACCAGTGGTGGGCCAAAGGCCAGGGTGCGGACATGGAATTGGGCCAAGTGCTTAGCCCTCTGCAGGATTTCCGCGAGAAACTGGTGTTCATTCGCGGGCTGTACAACGCCGAGGCGCTCAAGGGCAATATCCACTCCTCACAGACAGGCAACCTGCTGTCCGGCGCTCCGCTGTCGGCTGGTGGTACCATACGTAGCGGTACAAGCGTCGATCAGTTGATCGCACAGCACCTTGGTCAACAAACCAAATTGCCCAGTCTTGTCTTGGGCTGCGAAAAATCCAACCCTGCGGTACACAAGAATTATTCGATGCTGTACAGCTCGCATATTTCTTGGAGTAGTCCAACCACTCCGGCACCGCTGGAAGTCTACCCAGCCTTGGCGTTCGATCACATGTTCAAAGATGGTGCCCAGCGCGGCGATCAAAGTGTACTGGATGCAATTCTATCTGATGCGCATGACCTGTCGCGCTCGGTCAGCCGCACGGATCAATTGACCTTGGACGAGTTCTTTAATTCAGTACGAGAAGTCGAACAACGCATCGAAAAAGCCGGCCAGCGCGGCGAATTGCAGGGATGGCGACCGACGCTGACCCAACCCGACATGCCCCGGCCAGCCGACGGCTATCCGCAAGATATAGTCGAGCACATGCGGCTGATGAGTGACCTGTTGGTACTGGCGTTTCAAACCGATACCACGCGGGTGTGTACCCTCAAGCTGAACAATGATCACGGCACTCTGCGGTTTCCGCACCTGGGTGTCGATTACATGATTCACCATCTACTGTCACACACCGACTCGGACGACTGGTTGAAGGTCAATCAATTTTTCTTGGAGCAACTGGCCTACATCGCTGGCCGTATGCAGTCCATCAGCGAGGGCGAAGGCAACCTGCTGGATCATTCATTGCTGTTGATGTGTTCCAGCATGTTGAATGGCCACCACGATGCAACGCAGTTGCCAATGGTCATGCTGGGTAGCGGCTGCGGCACCGTTCGCACCGGCCAGACTCTGGACTACAAGGAACATCCCGAACGGCAGATGTGTCGATTGTACCTGAGCCTGCTGCACCGCTTCGGCATTCGCGCTAACGAATTTGGGGATGCCCAGCAGCCACTTTCCGAACTCGACAGCGACACTTGGCAGCCTGTCTAG
- the ruvC gene encoding crossover junction endodeoxyribonuclease RuvC has translation MVGRILGIDPALRTTGYGIIDVDGNKIRLVDAGVIRSTAQLPLEQRLAEIHQGICELLSEYQPTSLAIEELYSHYDRPTTAILMGHARGVIYLASAQANLTVHAYAATQIKKTLTGNGHAPKGQMQMAVKLQLGLRSALEPADVADAVAIALTHFHLSSTQTLIK, from the coding sequence ATGGTCGGACGGATTTTGGGCATAGATCCGGCGCTGCGCACCACCGGGTATGGCATCATCGATGTTGATGGCAATAAGATTCGGTTGGTCGACGCGGGCGTCATTCGCAGTACGGCACAACTCCCATTGGAGCAGCGACTGGCTGAGATTCATCAAGGAATCTGTGAACTGCTGAGCGAATACCAGCCGACCAGTTTGGCCATTGAAGAGTTGTATTCGCATTACGATCGGCCCACCACTGCCATCCTGATGGGACATGCCCGCGGCGTCATTTACTTGGCCAGCGCGCAAGCCAATTTGACAGTTCATGCCTACGCGGCCACGCAAATTAAGAAGACGCTGACGGGCAATGGGCATGCTCCCAAAGGACAAATGCAAATGGCCGTCAAACTGCAATTGGGGCTGCGCAGCGCTTTGGAACCGGCCGACGTGGCCGATGCCGTGGCCATCGCATTGACGCACTTTCACCTATCTAGTACCCAGACGCTGATCAAGTAA
- a CDS encoding divalent-cation tolerance protein CutA → MQKIMCLTTTVGTAEQAEQLAKLLVESRLAACVQIDGPIRSIYRWHGTVCSESEHRLTCKTAPALREALMELARSGHPYELPELVLTECDSSSEYAQWLSQQVRADDCS, encoded by the coding sequence ATGCAGAAGATCATGTGTTTGACCACGACTGTCGGCACGGCCGAGCAGGCTGAACAACTGGCCAAGTTGTTGGTCGAATCACGACTGGCCGCTTGCGTACAAATCGACGGTCCAATCCGCAGCATCTACCGTTGGCATGGGACAGTATGCAGTGAATCGGAACATCGCTTGACCTGCAAGACAGCGCCAGCACTGCGCGAAGCGCTGATGGAACTGGCGCGATCGGGACATCCCTACGAATTACCGGAACTTGTCCTGACCGAGTGCGATTCCTCGTCGGAGTACGCTCAGTGGCTGTCTCAACAAGTCCGTGCGGATGATTGTTCATAG
- a CDS encoding Holliday junction DNA helicase RuvA — translation MITKIQGKLVELNEEVATLSIPPMEYEVLIADYARRHLQSQIHKEIVLHTVHYLDGNVTSGGKLTPRLVGFLSTPEREFFDLFCSVDGVGVKKALRAMTQPVQDIAIMIEQQDAKALSTLPGVGPSTAERIIAKLRRRMPKFALLVRREMPAGMQQTDGVIEDTYQALLALGHNESDSRQLIEQALAAGGKFKDVESLIQAIYKRQFGG, via the coding sequence ATGATTACCAAGATTCAAGGCAAATTGGTAGAATTGAACGAAGAGGTTGCCACGCTATCGATTCCGCCGATGGAATACGAAGTGTTAATTGCCGACTATGCGCGGCGGCATCTGCAAAGCCAAATCCACAAAGAGATCGTGCTGCATACGGTGCACTATCTGGATGGCAATGTGACTAGTGGCGGCAAGTTAACTCCGCGTCTGGTCGGGTTCTTGAGCACTCCGGAACGCGAGTTCTTTGATCTATTCTGTTCGGTCGATGGAGTGGGCGTGAAAAAGGCGTTGCGAGCCATGACGCAACCGGTTCAAGACATCGCCATCATGATTGAGCAGCAGGACGCTAAAGCCCTATCGACATTGCCCGGAGTTGGTCCGTCGACCGCCGAGCGAATTATTGCCAAACTGCGGCGCAGGATGCCGAAGTTTGCGCTGTTGGTCCGCCGCGAAATGCCGGCAGGGATGCAGCAGACGGATGGCGTGATTGAAGATACCTACCAAGCACTGTTGGCCCTGGGACATAACGAATCTGACTCGCGACAGTTGATCGAGCAGGCTCTGGCGGCTGGCGGTAAATTCAAGGACGTCGAATCCTTGATTCAAGCCATCTACAAACGCCAGTTCGGCGGCTAG
- a CDS encoding Rieske (2Fe-2S) protein: MGDFAKLCMLSELNEGQGREFLVEGRVVAIFRVGDSALAVDGICAHQGGPIAKGTVDGHCVTCPWHGWQYDIRSGVNLLTQKPMLECFAVELRGDEVWIRIDD, from the coding sequence GTGGGCGATTTTGCCAAGCTATGCATGCTGTCGGAACTCAACGAGGGACAGGGCAGGGAATTCCTGGTCGAGGGACGGGTGGTGGCCATCTTCCGCGTAGGTGACAGCGCCTTGGCTGTCGACGGAATTTGCGCTCACCAGGGAGGTCCTATCGCCAAGGGAACCGTCGATGGCCACTGCGTTACCTGTCCATGGCACGGATGGCAATACGATATTCGCAGCGGAGTTAATCTGCTGACTCAAAAGCCGATGCTGGAGTGCTTCGCCGTTGAGTTGCGTGGTGATGAGGTGTGGATACGGATTGATGATTAA